From a single Halobellus ruber genomic region:
- a CDS encoding anaerobic glycerol-3-phosphate dehydrogenase subunit C — translation MSDAEFPQSTEPTVQDDFEPVSVFEDGEMDLRPGADNCYKCSVCDTTCPVAEVDDDFPGPKFQGPEQWRLKRKDDVEVDDSIMSCSNCMRCDDACPSGVPLSQMHNTARGEYVDEQMSKLSREYVRNRILANYGTLARLGSKVPRLTNLVMGNSLVQRLNEKLLGITAERDFPAFATRTFREWWRERGGPQVQSEDKRVAYFHGCYSNYNTPEVGKAMVRVFEEFGYEVVVPRQRCSGTPMFANGMLDDAERAASVNVSELSDLLEEGYDVIASCTSCSMSLRQEYPELFQLSGIEEVAANTYESLEYLRIHEDLDGALADAAVDEQAFAYHAPCHARNQGLDRQAVELFREVDGVEMEDVGDSCSGISGTYGWKEEKYETSMKIGEDMFEHMHDAAGEVGMTECPTCSMQMEHGTGYEIKHPLQLLEEALC, via the coding sequence ATGAGTGACGCTGAATTCCCACAATCGACGGAGCCGACGGTACAGGACGATTTCGAGCCGGTTTCGGTGTTCGAGGACGGGGAGATGGACCTCCGGCCGGGCGCGGACAACTGTTATAAGTGTTCGGTCTGCGACACCACCTGCCCGGTCGCGGAGGTCGACGACGACTTCCCCGGGCCGAAGTTCCAGGGCCCCGAGCAGTGGCGGCTCAAACGGAAGGACGACGTCGAGGTCGACGACTCGATCATGTCCTGCTCGAACTGTATGCGGTGCGACGACGCCTGCCCCTCCGGGGTGCCGCTGAGCCAGATGCACAACACCGCCCGGGGAGAGTACGTCGACGAGCAGATGAGCAAGCTCTCCCGGGAGTACGTCCGGAATCGAATTCTCGCGAACTACGGCACGCTCGCCCGCCTCGGGAGCAAGGTGCCGCGGCTCACCAACCTCGTGATGGGCAACTCCCTGGTGCAGAGACTCAACGAGAAACTGCTCGGGATCACTGCAGAGCGCGACTTCCCCGCGTTCGCGACCCGGACGTTCCGGGAGTGGTGGCGCGAGCGGGGCGGGCCGCAGGTCCAATCCGAGGACAAGCGCGTCGCGTACTTCCACGGCTGTTACTCCAATTACAACACCCCCGAGGTCGGCAAAGCGATGGTTCGCGTCTTCGAGGAGTTCGGCTACGAGGTCGTCGTCCCCCGCCAGCGGTGCTCCGGGACGCCGATGTTCGCAAACGGGATGCTCGACGACGCCGAGCGCGCGGCGTCGGTGAACGTCTCCGAACTCTCGGACCTGCTGGAGGAGGGCTACGACGTCATCGCGTCCTGTACCTCGTGTTCGATGTCGCTCCGCCAGGAGTACCCTGAACTGTTCCAGCTATCCGGGATCGAGGAGGTCGCCGCGAACACCTACGAGTCCCTGGAGTACCTCCGGATCCACGAGGACCTGGACGGCGCACTCGCCGACGCCGCCGTCGACGAGCAAGCCTTCGCGTACCACGCGCCGTGTCACGCCCGGAACCAGGGGCTGGATCGGCAGGCGGTCGAGCTGTTCCGCGAGGTCGACGGCGTCGAGATGGAGGACGTCGGCGACTCGTGTTCGGGCATCTCCGGGACCTACGGGTGGAAAGAGGAGAAGTACGAGACCTCGATGAAGATCGGCGAGGACATGTTCGAGCATATGCACGACGCCGCGGGCGAGGTCGGGATGACCGAGTGCCCGACCTGCTCGATGCAGATGGAACACGGCACGGGCTACGAGATCAAACACCCGCTGCAACTGTTGGAGGAGGCGCTCTGTTAG
- a CDS encoding DUF7129 domain-containing putative zinc-binding protein, which yields MTMYNGEVDPYHPGDGYYECVECGARGETNGVCGNCGSDALVNIAVPRE from the coding sequence ATGACAATGTACAACGGCGAGGTCGACCCGTACCACCCCGGGGACGGCTACTACGAGTGCGTCGAGTGTGGCGCCCGCGGGGAGACGAACGGCGTCTGCGGGAACTGCGGGAGCGATGCGCTCGTGAACATCGCGGTCCCGCGGGAGTGA
- the glpA gene encoding anaerobic glycerol-3-phosphate dehydrogenase subunit GlpA — protein MSNAPSVLVIGGGSTGCGIVRDLAMRGLDVTLVEKGNLTHGTTGRMHGLLHSGGRYAVSDQSSARECIAENRVLRRIATHCVEMTGGLFVQRPEDTDEYFERKLEGCRECGIPAEVLSAEEAREIEPHLAADIERAIRVPDGAVDPFRLCVANAADAVDHGARVETHAEVTDVLVEDGEVVGVEVEHAAGEGPFVHGEAGEREEIYADHVINATGAWAGQIGEMAGVDVAVRPSKGVMTIMNVRQVDTVINRCKPKGDADIVVPHETTCILGTTDVEVDDPEDYPEEGWEVDLMIDTLSELVPMLSEARTIRSFWGVRPLYEPPEVGSDDPTDITRDFFLLDHDDRDDLPGLTSIVGGKLTTYRLMAERIADHVCDRLGVDAECRTAEEPLPGSEDFSVLRDWMDEFGLRSPVGRRSAERLGSRIDEVIGEWDGPNPTVCECEAVTRAEIHDAIDGAGSELNAVRLRTRASMGNCQGAFCCHRMANELVPEYDEAVARDALDDLYQERWTGERHALWGQQLSQAMLKHLLHATTMNRDADPAASDEPVDFGAFDAGPGTVSTADDGRESGVTTDDAVADGGTSGGSDADS, from the coding sequence ATGAGCAACGCGCCGAGCGTCCTCGTGATCGGCGGGGGATCCACCGGCTGTGGCATCGTGCGGGACCTCGCGATGCGCGGCCTCGACGTCACCTTGGTCGAGAAGGGGAACCTCACCCACGGCACGACCGGGCGGATGCACGGCCTGCTCCACAGCGGCGGCCGGTATGCGGTCTCCGATCAATCGTCCGCACGGGAGTGCATCGCGGAGAACCGCGTGCTCCGCCGGATCGCGACCCACTGCGTCGAGATGACCGGCGGGCTGTTCGTTCAGCGCCCCGAGGACACGGACGAGTACTTCGAGCGGAAGCTGGAGGGGTGCCGGGAGTGCGGCATTCCCGCGGAGGTCCTCTCCGCCGAGGAGGCCCGCGAGATCGAGCCCCACCTCGCGGCCGATATCGAGCGGGCGATCCGGGTGCCCGACGGCGCCGTCGACCCGTTCAGACTCTGCGTCGCCAACGCCGCCGACGCCGTCGACCACGGCGCGCGCGTCGAGACGCACGCGGAGGTCACGGACGTCCTCGTCGAGGACGGCGAGGTCGTCGGGGTCGAAGTCGAACACGCCGCCGGCGAGGGGCCGTTCGTCCACGGCGAGGCCGGCGAGCGCGAGGAGATCTACGCCGACCACGTGATCAACGCCACCGGCGCGTGGGCCGGACAGATCGGCGAGATGGCGGGCGTCGACGTGGCGGTCCGGCCCTCGAAGGGCGTGATGACGATCATGAACGTCCGGCAGGTCGACACCGTGATCAACCGGTGCAAGCCGAAGGGCGACGCCGACATCGTCGTCCCCCACGAGACGACCTGCATCCTGGGGACGACGGACGTCGAGGTCGACGATCCCGAGGACTACCCCGAGGAGGGGTGGGAGGTGGATCTGATGATCGACACCCTCTCGGAACTGGTGCCGATGCTCTCGGAGGCCCGGACCATCCGCTCCTTCTGGGGCGTCCGCCCGCTGTACGAGCCCCCCGAGGTCGGCAGCGACGACCCGACCGACATCACGCGGGACTTCTTCCTGCTCGATCACGACGACCGCGATGACCTCCCCGGCCTGACCTCGATCGTCGGCGGGAAGCTGACCACCTACCGGCTTATGGCCGAGAGGATCGCCGATCACGTCTGTGATCGCCTCGGTGTCGACGCCGAGTGCCGGACCGCCGAGGAGCCGCTGCCGGGCTCCGAGGACTTCTCGGTGCTGCGGGACTGGATGGACGAGTTCGGGCTCCGGTCGCCGGTCGGCCGTCGGAGCGCCGAACGCCTCGGCTCGCGGATCGACGAGGTGATCGGCGAGTGGGACGGCCCCAACCCCACCGTGTGTGAGTGCGAGGCCGTCACCCGCGCGGAGATCCACGATGCCATCGACGGCGCGGGCTCGGAACTCAACGCGGTGCGGCTCCGGACCCGCGCGTCGATGGGGAACTGCCAGGGCGCGTTCTGCTGTCACCGGATGGCGAACGAACTCGTCCCCGAGTACGACGAGGCCGTCGCCCGCGACGCCTTAGACGACCTCTACCAGGAGCGCTGGACGGGCGAGCGCCACGCGCTGTGGGGCCAGCAGCTCTCACAGGCGATGTTGAAACACCTGCTCCACGCGACGACGATGAACCGCGACGCCGACCCGGCGGCGAGCGACGAACCGGTCGACTTCGGGGCGTTCGACGCGGGACCGGGGACGGTCTCGACCGCCGACGACGGCCGGGAATCCGGCGTCACGACCGACGATGCGGTCGCCGACGGCGGCACCTCCGGAGGGTCCGATGCCGATTCGTGA
- a CDS encoding class I SAM-dependent methyltransferase, with protein MGFHTFSIDRADDLEETDRYRFGSREELLSALAPGGEEVVADVGSGTGFYTDEFAPYVGRMYAVDVQAEMHDRYREKGVPDNVEFVTAEASSLPFEDDELDAAVSTMTYHEFASDAAIAELARVIRPGGRVVTLDWSRDGTGTDGPPVDERFGLADAVEAFEAAGFRTVDAATRFETFLHTAVR; from the coding sequence ATGGGATTCCACACGTTCTCGATCGACCGCGCCGACGACCTCGAGGAGACGGACCGCTATCGGTTCGGGTCCCGAGAGGAGCTGCTGAGTGCGCTCGCTCCCGGCGGCGAGGAAGTCGTCGCGGACGTCGGCAGCGGGACCGGCTTCTACACCGACGAGTTCGCACCGTACGTCGGGCGGATGTACGCGGTCGACGTCCAAGCGGAGATGCACGATCGCTACCGCGAGAAAGGGGTGCCGGACAACGTCGAGTTCGTGACCGCGGAGGCGTCGTCGCTGCCGTTCGAGGACGACGAACTCGACGCCGCGGTCTCGACGATGACGTACCACGAGTTCGCTTCCGACGCCGCAATCGCTGAACTCGCCCGCGTGATCCGGCCGGGCGGTCGCGTGGTCACCCTCGATTGGTCGCGGGACGGCACCGGGACCGACGGCCCGCCGGTCGACGAGCGGTTCGGACTGGCGGACGCGGTCGAGGCCTTCGAGGCCGCCGGCTTCCGGACCGTCGACGCCGCGACCCGTTTCGAGACGTTCCTCCACACCGCCGTGCGATAA
- a CDS encoding phosphoglycolate phosphatase, which yields MTAATPPLVLDIDGTLTDGSGRLDPRIFEYLPEWEAPLVLATGKAFPYPVTLCHFLQIDETVIAENGGVVLADGEVSYQGDPERAAEAVATFEERGGDLEWSGFDSINNWRETEIAASVSADLGLLRSVAAEYDLEVFDTGYAYHLKTPGVEKGVGLRAVADTLDLDPAEFVAVGDSINDASMFEVAGRSFAVANADDAAREAADAVVEGSYFDGTASVLDSL from the coding sequence ATGACCGCAGCAACGCCGCCGCTCGTGCTCGACATCGACGGGACGCTCACCGACGGGTCAGGCCGCCTCGACCCCCGAATCTTCGAGTACCTTCCGGAGTGGGAGGCACCGCTCGTGCTCGCCACGGGGAAGGCGTTTCCCTACCCGGTGACCCTCTGTCACTTCCTGCAGATCGACGAGACGGTGATCGCGGAGAACGGCGGCGTCGTCCTCGCCGACGGGGAGGTCTCCTACCAGGGCGATCCGGAGCGCGCCGCCGAGGCGGTCGCCACCTTCGAGGAGCGCGGCGGCGACCTGGAGTGGTCGGGGTTTGATTCGATCAACAACTGGCGGGAGACCGAGATCGCCGCCAGCGTCTCCGCGGACTTGGGGCTGCTGCGGTCGGTCGCCGCGGAGTACGACCTCGAAGTGTTCGACACCGGCTACGCCTACCACCTCAAGACGCCGGGCGTCGAGAAGGGGGTCGGGCTGAGAGCCGTCGCCGACACCCTGGATCTCGACCCCGCGGAGTTCGTGGCCGTCGGCGACAGCATCAACGACGCGTCGATGTTCGAGGTCGCGGGGCGCTCCTTCGCCGTCGCCAACGCCGACGACGCGGCCCGGGAGGCCGCCGACGCCGTCGTCGAGGGGTCGTACTTCGACGGCACGGCCTCGGTGCTGGACTCGCTGTGA
- a CDS encoding HEWD family protein — MYPELRTPDERSCELCGRAEVWDEDAGTWRVAPGDDDPPVGSLYCIHEWDINGSFVPFAERRETVEG; from the coding sequence ATGTACCCGGAACTCCGAACCCCCGACGAACGGTCGTGTGAACTGTGCGGCCGCGCCGAGGTCTGGGACGAGGACGCGGGCACCTGGCGCGTCGCCCCGGGCGACGACGACCCGCCCGTCGGGAGCCTCTACTGCATCCACGAGTGGGACATCAACGGCTCGTTCGTGCCCTTCGCGGAGCGCCGCGAGACGGTCGAGGGGTAG
- the aglM gene encoding UDP-glucose 6-dehydrogenase AglM, with protein sequence MQSAKRISIVGSGYVGTTIAACFADVGHDVVNVDIDEGIVASLNDGRPPIHEPGLEELVAEHAGERLRATTDYAAVRDTDVTFLALPTPAEEDGHIDLSVMKAGARSLGAALGEIDGSHVVVTKSTVVPTTTEETIAPIVAEESGMTVGEDLHVGMNPEFLREGSAVADFLDPDKVVLGAGTDRARESLRSTFDPLVEGADDPPVIETGIAEAEMIKYANNGFLAAKISLANDIANICKEYDIDSEAVLSAIGLDHRIGSAFLGAGVGWGGSCFPKDVAAIIAAARDVGYEPAMLEAAVEVNDRQPVRLLERLREYVDPAGARVAVLGLAFKPGTDDIRNSRAIPLVEALSAAGSEIVGYDPVATDNFRARYPDIDYADSAAAALDGADAALVVTDWPEFADLDGEFDGMSTPVVVDGRRIVTRREGIVYESLV encoded by the coding sequence GTGCAATCGGCTAAGCGGATCAGCATCGTCGGCAGCGGCTACGTCGGGACGACGATCGCGGCGTGCTTTGCGGACGTCGGCCACGACGTCGTCAACGTCGACATCGACGAGGGGATCGTCGCGTCGCTCAACGACGGCCGCCCGCCGATCCACGAACCCGGCCTGGAGGAGTTGGTCGCCGAACACGCCGGCGAACGGCTCCGCGCTACGACCGACTACGCCGCGGTGCGGGACACCGACGTGACGTTCCTCGCGCTCCCGACGCCCGCCGAGGAGGACGGCCACATCGACCTCTCGGTTATGAAGGCGGGCGCGCGGTCGCTCGGCGCGGCGCTCGGCGAGATCGACGGCTCCCACGTGGTGGTGACAAAGAGCACGGTGGTTCCGACCACCACCGAAGAAACCATCGCACCCATCGTCGCCGAGGAGTCGGGGATGACGGTCGGCGAGGACCTCCACGTGGGGATGAATCCCGAGTTCCTCCGCGAGGGAAGCGCGGTCGCGGACTTCCTCGATCCCGACAAGGTCGTGCTGGGTGCCGGGACCGACCGGGCACGGGAGTCACTCCGGAGCACCTTCGATCCGCTGGTTGAGGGGGCCGACGACCCGCCGGTGATCGAGACCGGGATCGCGGAAGCCGAGATGATCAAGTACGCCAACAACGGCTTTCTGGCGGCGAAGATCTCGCTGGCCAACGACATCGCCAACATCTGCAAGGAGTACGACATCGACTCCGAAGCGGTGCTTTCGGCGATCGGGCTCGACCACCGCATCGGCTCCGCGTTCCTCGGCGCGGGCGTCGGCTGGGGCGGAAGCTGTTTCCCCAAGGACGTCGCCGCGATCATCGCGGCCGCCCGCGACGTGGGCTACGAACCGGCGATGCTGGAGGCCGCCGTCGAGGTGAACGACCGCCAGCCCGTGCGGCTCTTGGAACGCCTCCGGGAGTACGTCGACCCGGCCGGCGCGCGGGTGGCGGTGCTCGGTCTCGCGTTCAAGCCCGGGACCGACGACATCCGGAACTCCAGAGCGATCCCGCTCGTGGAGGCGCTGTCGGCGGCGGGATCGGAGATCGTCGGCTACGACCCCGTCGCGACCGACAACTTCCGGGCACGGTACCCCGACATCGACTACGCCGACTCCGCGGCTGCCGCCTTGGACGGCGCCGACGCAGCCCTCGTGGTCACCGACTGGCCGGAGTTCGCCGACCTCGACGGCGAGTTCGACGGGATGTCGACCCCGGTCGTCGTCGACGGGCGTCGGATCGTGACCCGCCGCGAGGGCATCGTCTACGAGTCCCTCGTGTAA
- the glpB gene encoding glycerol-3-phosphate dehydrogenase subunit GlpB — protein sequence MPIRDDVVVIGGGLAGSMAALSAAESGAGVRLISHKKSTLRQASGLIDVLGAVDGDAPIADPFAALDRLPEEHPYRVVGAEGIREGLRRFDDVVGDRYLGSHTDRNALVPTHGGTIKPTARYPVSVAPGLASAAEDTLLVGFRGLTDFDPVAAAAHLEAAGVPFDVDGAVVEFPIQFRDDARTTRFAKAIDEDQEDVRDRLAGTVAAGIDGHDRVGFPAMLGDDHGTAVREYLEDRLGVAVFQIPTGPPSLLGMQLEDQLIDALERAEVRLSTGNPAVGYEAEDGRLTAVTVDRRGQEVPYHATEFVLATGGLVGKGIDSDRESVSEPLFGCHVPHPEDRYEWSESEAFGDHAFARFGVVPDDDLRPTDADSAVHFPNLRAAGGVLGGADVAREKSAAGVSIATGTYAGRRAGEEVAQ from the coding sequence ATGCCGATTCGTGACGACGTCGTCGTGATCGGCGGCGGTCTCGCGGGGTCGATGGCGGCGCTTTCGGCCGCCGAGTCGGGCGCGGGGGTCCGGCTGATCTCCCACAAGAAGAGCACGCTCCGGCAGGCCAGCGGCCTGATCGACGTCCTCGGCGCGGTCGACGGCGACGCGCCGATCGCCGACCCCTTCGCCGCGCTCGACCGACTCCCCGAGGAACACCCCTACCGGGTCGTCGGCGCCGAGGGGATCCGCGAGGGGCTCCGGCGGTTCGACGACGTGGTCGGCGACCGGTATCTGGGGAGCCACACCGACCGCAACGCCCTCGTTCCCACCCACGGCGGGACGATCAAGCCGACCGCGCGGTACCCCGTCTCGGTCGCGCCCGGGCTGGCGAGCGCCGCCGAGGACACCCTGCTCGTCGGGTTCCGCGGGCTGACCGACTTCGACCCCGTCGCGGCCGCGGCCCACCTCGAAGCGGCGGGGGTTCCGTTCGACGTCGACGGCGCGGTCGTGGAGTTTCCGATACAGTTCCGCGACGACGCCCGGACCACCCGATTCGCAAAGGCCATAGACGAGGATCAGGAGGACGTCCGCGACCGCCTAGCCGGGACCGTCGCCGCCGGGATCGACGGCCACGACCGGGTCGGGTTCCCCGCGATGCTGGGTGACGACCACGGGACGGCGGTCCGCGAGTATCTTGAGGATCGGCTGGGCGTCGCGGTCTTCCAGATCCCGACCGGCCCGCCCAGCCTGCTCGGGATGCAGCTCGAGGACCAACTGATCGACGCCCTGGAACGGGCGGAGGTCCGACTCTCGACCGGGAACCCCGCGGTGGGGTACGAGGCCGAGGACGGCCGGCTCACCGCAGTGACCGTGGACCGCCGCGGCCAGGAAGTCCCGTACCACGCGACGGAGTTCGTGCTCGCCACGGGCGGGCTCGTCGGGAAGGGGATCGATTCGGACCGCGAGTCAGTCTCCGAGCCGCTGTTCGGCTGTCACGTTCCCCACCCGGAGGACCGCTACGAGTGGTCCGAGTCCGAGGCGTTCGGCGACCACGCGTTCGCGCGGTTCGGGGTCGTCCCCGACGACGACCTCCGGCCGACCGACGCCGACAGTGCGGTCCACTTCCCGAACCTCCGGGCCGCCGGCGGCGTTCTCGGTGGCGCCGACGTCGCCCGGGAGAAGTCCGCCGCCGGCGTCTCGATCGCGACCGGGACGTACGCCGGCCGCCGGGCCGGCGAGGAGGTAGCACAATGA
- a CDS encoding DUF368 domain-containing protein, with protein MGAADAVPGVSGGTIALITGIYERLIAAITAVSPDRLLAVALGPLPGRRADAADALRAVDAGFLTVLVAGVFTAILTVTRVVHVGIESAPVVTFGFFFGLIAASAWVLFSEVALDTPGRVVAVVAGFSLAFVVSGEAAAALGRSLPVTVVAGAIAVSAMILPGISGSLFLIILGQYTYLTGTLSAFVDALFAAATGGPIAPIVEYGTVVVAFVAGALVGLFSVAHAVRWALDRDRATTLAFLVALIVGALRAPVVRTSEQLAELGRGWTPTAVVTFAAAAAIGAVLVVLLERYTGLDIDGGP; from the coding sequence ATGGGCGCCGCCGACGCCGTCCCGGGCGTCTCCGGCGGGACGATCGCCCTCATCACCGGGATCTACGAGCGGCTGATCGCCGCGATCACCGCGGTCTCCCCCGACAGGCTGCTGGCGGTCGCGCTCGGCCCGCTCCCGGGGCGCCGCGCCGACGCGGCCGACGCGCTCCGGGCGGTCGACGCCGGCTTCCTCACCGTCCTCGTGGCCGGCGTATTCACCGCGATCCTGACCGTCACGCGGGTCGTCCACGTCGGGATCGAGTCGGCGCCGGTTGTCACGTTCGGGTTCTTCTTCGGCCTCATCGCGGCCTCGGCGTGGGTGCTGTTCTCGGAGGTCGCCCTCGACACGCCGGGCCGCGTCGTCGCCGTCGTCGCCGGCTTCTCGCTGGCGTTCGTCGTCTCGGGGGAGGCCGCCGCGGCGCTGGGCCGGAGCCTCCCCGTCACCGTCGTCGCCGGCGCGATCGCGGTGAGCGCGATGATCCTCCCGGGGATCTCGGGGTCGCTGTTCCTCATCATCCTCGGACAGTACACCTACCTCACGGGGACGCTGTCGGCCTTCGTCGATGCCCTGTTCGCGGCCGCGACCGGCGGCCCGATCGCCCCGATCGTGGAGTACGGAACCGTCGTCGTCGCGTTCGTCGCCGGCGCGCTCGTCGGACTGTTCTCCGTGGCTCACGCGGTCAGGTGGGCGCTCGACCGCGACCGCGCGACGACGCTCGCGTTCCTGGTGGCGTTGATCGTCGGGGCGCTCCGCGCGCCGGTGGTTCGGACGAGCGAACAACTGGCCGAACTCGGCCGGGGCTGGACTCCGACCGCGGTCGTGACGTTCGCGGCCGCCGCCGCCATCGGCGCGGTCCTGGTGGTACTCCTGGAACGCTACACCGGCCTCGATATCGACGGCGGGCCCTGA